In the genome of Streptomyces sp. SAI-127, the window GTCGTTGCCAGTTGCGTGGATTCCGCCGCCCTGTCCGCGGAGGCGGCGATCCGGGTGGCGCAATCGGGCGCTCCGGACGACGCGGGGTTTCCCCCGCACGAGTAGCGTATGGAGTGGATATGGGCGTTTTCGCACGACTTCTCCGGAGGTCGAAGGCCACGGAGGAGGCGTCAACCGCCGAGACGCAGGCCGACATCCGGACGGCCGAGCCCGCGGCGGAGGAGGCGGGAGAGGCGAAGGGATCGACCGACGCCAAGGCCGAGGTCGAGACCGAGACCGAGAGCCAGGCCGAGGGCAAGACCGGGGCCGGGGTCGCCGAGACGGCCGGAGCCGAGGACGCGGACGGAGCGACGGCGACGGAGGCCGTCGAGGACGCCGCAGCCGAGGGCGTCGAGATCCCCAAGCAGCAGTCCGCCGACGAGGCGGCCGACCGTGAGGCCGGTGAGGGCGCCCGCACGTAACTGCCCCGCGCGGGAAGGTGAACGATGGGTTTCCTGGACAATGTGAAGGCCAAGCTCAGCCCGGCCAAGGACAAGGTCTCCGGCCTCGCGCACAAGCACGGGGACAAGGTCCAGCACGGCCTCGACAAGGCCGCGAAGGTCGTGGACGAGAAGACCAAGGGAAAGTACAGCGACAGAATCCGGACGGGCACGGGCAAGGCCAAGGGCGCCATGGACCGACTCGCGCACAAGGACGGCACGGAGGGACCTGGTGGCGGCAGCACGCCTCCGCCGGCCTCACCGCCGCCGGCTTCCTGAACGGCAGCACGGCACACCGACGGACGGCCGCGGGGCAGGACGCCCCCGGCCGGCCGCCGTTTCCCGCCCCGGACTCCTCTACGGCTGCTGCGGCTCCTCCAGCCGTCAGGACCAGGTGGCGACCATGTACCCCACGCCGTACGGCGCGTCCTCGTACAGCAGCGAGCCGCCGAGGTCCGCGCTCTCCGCCGCGCCCGCGAGGACCTGCCAGCAGGCCCGGCCGGAGGCCTTCAGTTCGTACGCCAGCTCGGCGTCCAGCGCTTGCAGGGCCGCCACGTCGACCGCGCCCAGCGCACGCGCGACCTCCGCGTCGAACGGTGCCGCGCGCTCGTCGAGGTAGCCGGGTGCCTTGAGCGTGCGGCAGGCGCTGGCGTCGCCCATCACCAGCAGCGCCACCCGCTCGGCCCGGGCGGCGATTTCCCTCCCGGTCTGAATACACCGCTCGGGCTCGAGAGGTTCCCCCACGCCGAGTCCCTCGATCGGGGCGTCGGACCAGCCGATGCGGTCCAGCAGCCAGGCGGCGACGGCGAGGGAGGTCGGCAGCGGACGCTGCGGGACCGGCTCCCGCTCCGGTCCGAGCCGCACCTCCACATCCACGCCGAAGCCGCGGAACGAGCCGTGGGCGCCCTGCGGGTGCGGGCCGCGGCCGCTCTGCTCGGCGGGCCCCACGACGACGAGGCGGTCGGGCCGGGCCGCCGCGAGCACGCCCAGCGCGTCCGTGCAGGCGGCGCGTGCCCCGTCGAGCTCGGGCGCCGCCCCAGCGGCGACCGGCGGCACGAGAAGGGGCGGACACGGACAGACAGCGGCTGCTACAAGCATGATCGGCAGCCTACTTCCAGGCCCAGGGCCAGGACTCGGGATGGGTGCTCCACTCCAGTTCACCGAGCCGGTACACCACGCGAAACGTGGCCATCATGCCCTCGATGTTCGCGTAGTAGGCGTCCCCTTCACCGATCCGGTAGACCTGCCGGCGCTTCTGGCGCAGACCGACGCCCGGACGGTGGGTGCAGGCGATCTCGTACAGGCGGGCGCGGGCCTCTTCCCGGGTGCCCTCGAAGTGCGCCACCTCGTCGAGGTCGTGATGGTCCCCGAAACTGCGGTCGACCAAGACCACCCAGCGCCCCATGCCCCGCCCAGCCTCTCCTTGGTGACCGGCGGCGGGCGCTCAGTGCGCCGCGCAGCCGCCCGTGGCCGCCGGCAGCGGCTCGGGAACCCCGATCTTCGGGAGGCCCAGCATGACACCCGCGGGTTCGGCGGCCTCGACCGCGTTCCGCTTCTCCCACGCGTCCCCCGCGCGCGTACGGCGCACATCGAGGACGGCGCCCTCGGCGAGGAGGTGGTGGGGGGCGGCGTAGGTGATCTCGACCGTGACCACGTCGCCGGGGCGGACCTCCTGGTCGGGCTTGGTGAAGTGGACCAGGCGGTTGTCGGGGGCGCGGCCGGAGAGGCGGTGGGTGGCGCCGTCCTTGCGGCCCTCCCCCTCGGCGACCATCAGCTCCAGGGTGCGGCCGACCTGCTTCTTGTTCTCCTCCCAGGAGATCTCCTCCTGGAGGGCGACAAGACGCTCGTAGCGTGCCTGGACGACCTCCTTGGGGATCTGGTTGTCCATGGTCGCGGCGGGGGTCCCGGGACGCTTGGAGTACTGGAAGGTGAAGGCCTGTGTGAAGCGGGCCTCGCGGACCACGTGCAGGGTCTGCTCGAAGTCCTCCTCGGTCTCGCCGGGGAAGCCCACGATGATGTCGGTGGTGATCGCCGCGTGCGGGATGGCGGCGCGGACCTTCTCGATGATGCCCAGGTAGCGCTCCTGGCGGTACGAGCGGCGCATCGCCTTCAGGACCGTGTCCGAACCGGACTGCAGGGGCATGTGCAGCTGCGGCATGACGTTCGGCGTCTCGGCCATCGCCGCGATCACGTCGTCGGTGAAGTCGCGCGGATGCGGGGAGGTGAAGCGGACGCGCTCCAGGCCCTCGATCGCGCCACACGCGCGCAGCAGCTTGCTGAACGCCTCGCGGTCGCCGATGTCGGAGCCGTACGCGTTGACGTTCTGGCCGAGCAGCGTGATCTCGGAGACGCCCTCGCCGACCAGGGTCTCGATCTCGGCGAGGATGTCGCCGGTACGGCGGTCCTTCTCCTTGCCGCGCAGCGCCGGGACGATGCAGAAGGTGCAGGTGTTGTTGCAGCCGACGGAGATCGACACCCAGGCCGCGTAGGCGCTCTCACGCCGGGTCGGCAGCGTGGACGGGAACGCCTCGAGGGACTCGGCGATCTCGACCTGCGCCTCTTCCTGCACGCGCGCGCGTTCCAGCAGGACCGGCAGCTTGCCGATGTTGTGGGTGCCGAAGACGACGTCCACCCAGGGCGCCTTCTTCACGATGGTGTCGCGGTCCTTCTGCGCGAGGCAGCCGCCGACCGCGATCTGCATGCCGGGCCGCGAGGCCTTGCGCGGCGCGAGCCGGCCGAGGTTGCCGTAGAGCCGGTTGTCGGCGTTCTCCCGCACCGCGCAGGTGTTGAAGACGACGACGTCCGCGTCCCCGTCGGAGCCCTCGGGGGCGGGCACGTATCCCGCCTCCTCCAGCAGGCCGGACAACCGCTCGGAGTCGTGGACGTTCATCTGGCACCCGTAGGTACGGACTTCGTATGTCTTGGATGATCGAACGTCCACTGCCGGGCTCCGGTCGCTGCTGCTGGTCATGGGTCAAGGGTAGGCGTTCCGCGGAGATCGTCGTCCCGGTGCCCAGCCGTGGCCGTTCAGCGGCGCACCAGTCGCTCCAGGGCGCTCGCGCTGACCGTGGCAGGGCTCAGACGGACCGCTCCGGCGAGCGGGCGGTCGGCCACGACCACGAAGCGGACTCCGGCGACCTTGCCCTTGGCCAGGCGGGAGGCCACAGCGGAGCCGGCCTCTTTGCCGGTGGTGACGACGGTGGAGCAGCGGAGCTGGACGAGGGTGTCGACGTAGGCGACGGGATCCGCGGCGGCGGGCAGCCGGTAGCGGACCACCAGGTGCGCGTCGGCGGTCTGCCGCAGCGCCGCCCACGTGCCGCCGGGGTCGGTGTCCGTCGACGTCAGCACACACGCCCGGGCGGAGGTGTCGACATGCGAGACCGGTACCGGGGGCACCCGGCGCCGTCCTGGTCGGGGCGCAGCAGGAGCACGGCGATTCCGGCCACGGTGGCCGCGCCGAGCAGGACACTGCGTCGGCGCCGCGAAGAACGCGAAAAGAAGGCTCGCCGCGAGAAGGTCCGGGGAAGGAGGCGAGCCTGGGTGGTTCAGAAGCCTTCAAGGTCGCCGTCCTCGTCGAGCAGAAACTCTTCTTCCTCACGCCATGACGTGAACGTGGCCGGCAGGGCAAGCTCGGCACCGAGCGGCGGACGGATCTCTCCCCGCACCAGACGCAGCAGGAACTCGGCCGTTCCCATGTCGTACGAGTGGTTCTGGCGGCGGTTCCGGGGCCGGAAGACCACCCGCCACTGGTCCCGGTCCGGCCTGCGCGACCCGCACGTCGTGCGCCGAGCCGGTCTTCGAGCTCAGGCCCGGACCGTCCGAACCCGACAGCCACTTCCACAAGTGCCCGGCGAGGGCGACGGTTTCGTCGCCGCGTAGGCCGCCGCCCCCTCCTGGGCCCAGAAGGACAGCACCAACGGAATCACGGCCAGCCACACACGCCGGCGCGACAGCGGACGCACAGGCTGCGGGCACGTTGTAAGCGCTGCGTGAAGGCGGGAGCAAGATCTCTTGTGGAGTCCTGAGGCATCCCTTTGCGAAGCCTGCAGAGAAGCCGCAGGGCGGGTGCCTCTTGTTCACCGACAGGACATTCCGACGCCATGGGCGAGCCACCGGCCGCCGAACGAATGACGTGAATCACGTAGGGGGCGGCACCAGGGGGCTTTGCATGACCATGCGCGGTGATGCATAATCTTCCTATGTCCAAGGTCCTCACGTCCCTCCCCGCCGGCGAGCGCGTCGGCATCGCCTTCTCCGGCGGTCTCGACACCTCCGTCGCGGTCGCGTGGATGCGCGACAAGGGCGCCATCCCCTGCACCTACACCGCGAACATCGGCCAGTACGACGAGCCCGACATCGACTCGGTGCCCGGCCGCGCGCAGGCCTACGGTGCCGAGATCGCGCGCCTGGTCGACTGCCGTGCCGCGCTGGTCGAGGAGGGACTGGCCGCGCTCACCTGCGGGGCGTTCCACATCCGCTCGGGCGGGCGGGCGTACTTCAACACCACGCCCCTGGGCCGCGCCGTCACCGGCACGCTCCTGGTCCGGGCGATGCTGGAGGACAACGTCCAGATCTGGGGCGACGGCTCGACCTTCAAGGGCAACGACATCGAGCGGTTCTACCGCTACGGCCTGCTCGCCAACCCGAACCTGCGGATCTACAAGCCCTGGCTGGACGCGGACTTCGTGACCGAGCTCGGCGGCCGCAAGGAGATGTCCGAGTGGCTGGTCGCGCACCAACTGCCGTACCGGGACTCGACCGAGAAGGCGTACTCCACCGACGCCAACATCTGGGGCGCCACGCACGAGGCCAAGACGCTGGAGCACCTCAACACCGGCATCGAGACCGTCGAGCCGATCATGGGCGTCAAGTTCTGGGACCCGTCGGTCGAGATCGCACCCGAGGACGTCACGGTCGGCTTCGACCAGGGCCGCCCGGTGACCATCAACGGCAAGGAGTTCGGCTCCGCCGTCGACCTGGTCATGGAGGCCAACGCGATCGGCGGCCGGCACGGCCTCGGCATGTCCGACCAGATCGAGAACCGGATCATCGAGGCGAAGAGCCGCGGCATCTACGAGGCGCCCGGCATGGCCCTGCTGCACGCGGCCTACGAGCGGCTCGTCAACGCGATCCACAACGAGGACACCGTCGCCCAGTACCACAACGAGGGCCGTCGCCTGGGCCGTCTCATGTACGAGGGCCGCTGGCTGGACCCGCAGGCCCTGATGATCCGCGAGTCGCTCCAGCGCTGGGTCGGCGCGGCGATCACCGGCGAGGTCACCCTGCGTCTGCGGCGCGGCGAGGACTACTCGATCCTCGACACCACGGGCCCGGCGTTCTCGTACCACCCGGACAAGCTGTCGATGGAGCGGACCGAGGACTCGGCCTTCGGACCGGTGGACCGGATCGGCCAGCTCACCATGCGCAACCTCGACATCGCCGACTCGCGCGCCAAGCTGGAGCAGTACGCCGGCCTCGGCCTGATCGGCACCGGCAGCCCCACGATCGGCGCCTCCCAGGCGGCGGCCACGGGCCTGATCGGCACCATGCCGGAACTCCCCGAAGGCGGCGCCGAGGCGATCGCGTCGCGCGGCGAGGTCTCGGAGGACGAGGCCCTGCTGGACCGGGCGGCGATGGAGTTCGGCACGGACTGAGGCACCTCTGGATGAACCCGGAGGACTGGTTCACCTCGTGAGCGAGGCCGGTGCGACCGCGCACCGGCCTCTTCTCATGTCCGCCCGTGCCGCGACCGCATCAACGGCTGGATCCGGGTCCCGAACCGCTCGATGCCCTCGAGGAAGTCGTCGAAGACCAGCATGATCCCCTTGGTCCCCTCGACCCCGGCGATCTCGTCGAGCATGCGCGCGACACTCTCGTACGACCCGACGAGCGTCCCCATGTTGAAGTTCACGGCGCCCTCCGGCAGCACGATGGTGCGGGCCGTGGAGGAGTCGTCGGCGGTGGTGTCCGTGGCCGACTCCCCCGCCATGTAGGCGAGCGCCGCGTGGTCGGCGCCGTCGTGGTAGTCCTGCCACTTCGCGCGCGCGGCCTCGTCGGTCTCGTCGGCGATGACCATGAACAGGGACAGGGCACCGACGTCACGGCCGGTCTCCCGCGCCGCCTGAACCAGCGTGGCCGCGCTGTCCGAGAAGGCCAGCGGTGTGTTCACCCCGCTGCCCAGGATGAAGTTGTAGTCGGCGTGCCCGGCGGCGAACCGCATGCCCGTGCCGCTCTGCCCGGCGGCCACGATGTCGATGTGCCCGTCCGTGGGCCGCGGCGAGAGCACGCAGTCGTCCATCTCGTAGAACTCGCCCTTGAAGTTGCTGACGCCCTCGCTCCACAGCTCCTTCATCACCGTCACGTACTCCACGGCCCGTGCGTACCGGTTGCCGAAGTGTTCGTCGCCGGGCCACACGCCCATCTGCGCGTACTCGCCGGGCGCCCAGCCGGTGACGATGTTGACGCCGAACCGCCCGGGGGCGATGGAGTCGACCGTGACCGCCATGCGCGCGACGATCGCCGGCGGCAGGGCGAGGATCGGCGTGGAGGCGTACAGCTTGATCCGCTCGGTGACCGCGGCCAGGCCCGCCATCAGCGTGAACGACTCCAGGCAGTGGTCCCAGAACTCGGTCTCGCCGCCGAAGCCCTTGAGTTTGATCATGGACAGGGCGAAGTCGAAGCCGTGCTCCTCGGCCTTCTGCACGACCGCCTTGTTGAGCTCGAAGGTCGGCATGTACTGCGGGGAACTCTTGGAGATGAGCCAGCCGTTGTTGCCGATGGGGATGAAGACACCGATGTCCATGCCGCTCCTCATGATCGGAGACTGCCCGGTCCGACGGCACGGTACACGGCCGGGATTTCGGCAACTTCCTGTGAAGTATGGGGAGTTGA includes:
- a CDS encoding antitoxin, producing the protein MGFLDNVKAKLSPAKDKVSGLAHKHGDKVQHGLDKAAKVVDEKTKGKYSDRIRTGTGKAKGAMDRLAHKDGTEGPGGGSTPPPASPPPAS
- a CDS encoding class III extradiol dioxygenase subunit B-like domain-containing protein, which codes for MLVAAAVCPCPPLLVPPVAAGAAPELDGARAACTDALGVLAAARPDRLVVVGPAEQSGRGPHPQGAHGSFRGFGVDVEVRLGPEREPVPQRPLPTSLAVAAWLLDRIGWSDAPIEGLGVGEPLEPERCIQTGREIAARAERVALLVMGDASACRTLKAPGYLDERAAPFDAEVARALGAVDVAALQALDAELAYELKASGRACWQVLAGAAESADLGGSLLYEDAPYGVGYMVATWS
- the miaB gene encoding tRNA (N6-isopentenyl adenosine(37)-C2)-methylthiotransferase MiaB → MTSSSDRSPAVDVRSSKTYEVRTYGCQMNVHDSERLSGLLEEAGYVPAPEGSDGDADVVVFNTCAVRENADNRLYGNLGRLAPRKASRPGMQIAVGGCLAQKDRDTIVKKAPWVDVVFGTHNIGKLPVLLERARVQEEAQVEIAESLEAFPSTLPTRRESAYAAWVSISVGCNNTCTFCIVPALRGKEKDRRTGDILAEIETLVGEGVSEITLLGQNVNAYGSDIGDREAFSKLLRACGAIEGLERVRFTSPHPRDFTDDVIAAMAETPNVMPQLHMPLQSGSDTVLKAMRRSYRQERYLGIIEKVRAAIPHAAITTDIIVGFPGETEEDFEQTLHVVREARFTQAFTFQYSKRPGTPAATMDNQIPKEVVQARYERLVALQEEISWEENKKQVGRTLELMVAEGEGRKDGATHRLSGRAPDNRLVHFTKPDQEVRPGDVVTVEITYAAPHHLLAEGAVLDVRRTRAGDAWEKRNAVEAAEPAGVMLGLPKIGVPEPLPAATGGCAAH
- the argG gene encoding argininosuccinate synthase yields the protein MSKVLTSLPAGERVGIAFSGGLDTSVAVAWMRDKGAIPCTYTANIGQYDEPDIDSVPGRAQAYGAEIARLVDCRAALVEEGLAALTCGAFHIRSGGRAYFNTTPLGRAVTGTLLVRAMLEDNVQIWGDGSTFKGNDIERFYRYGLLANPNLRIYKPWLDADFVTELGGRKEMSEWLVAHQLPYRDSTEKAYSTDANIWGATHEAKTLEHLNTGIETVEPIMGVKFWDPSVEIAPEDVTVGFDQGRPVTINGKEFGSAVDLVMEANAIGGRHGLGMSDQIENRIIEAKSRGIYEAPGMALLHAAYERLVNAIHNEDTVAQYHNEGRRLGRLMYEGRWLDPQALMIRESLQRWVGAAITGEVTLRLRRGEDYSILDTTGPAFSYHPDKLSMERTEDSAFGPVDRIGQLTMRNLDIADSRAKLEQYAGLGLIGTGSPTIGASQAAATGLIGTMPELPEGGAEAIASRGEVSEDEALLDRAAMEFGTD
- the rutA gene encoding pyrimidine utilization protein A produces the protein MDIGVFIPIGNNGWLISKSSPQYMPTFELNKAVVQKAEEHGFDFALSMIKLKGFGGETEFWDHCLESFTLMAGLAAVTERIKLYASTPILALPPAIVARMAVTVDSIAPGRFGVNIVTGWAPGEYAQMGVWPGDEHFGNRYARAVEYVTVMKELWSEGVSNFKGEFYEMDDCVLSPRPTDGHIDIVAAGQSGTGMRFAAGHADYNFILGSGVNTPLAFSDSAATLVQAARETGRDVGALSLFMVIADETDEAARAKWQDYHDGADHAALAYMAGESATDTTADDSSTARTIVLPEGAVNFNMGTLVGSYESVARMLDEIAGVEGTKGIMLVFDDFLEGIERFGTRIQPLMRSRHGRT